One genomic window of Corynebacterium pseudotuberculosis includes the following:
- a CDS encoding DUF3068 domain-containing protein, protein MLPRSRILAVLGLGLGLAFIMWGVLAPRFLISDARLPLNLSHTTLTLRDEKATTRVVGKDLVVQAPVTRQFHMEILPPSDNVNATVRIGVTDMRESLQKDLDRLINATIWSYSIDRLSGAATSQATVADQLASPTRSVDIDGQWLKFPTNAEKTTYEVFDVTLRKTLPAVFAEEATKEGRTLYRYRQEIQPTNVAQLYQSVFNTTTLGNGEDAAPGYLFHSGTRDWWVDQKTGLIVDVEEKIDDYFGDAEGAKHEDVLTFNGKISEEQVSELLHQASSVSDGKIVRVINYVVLAVGVILTIVGAVGAFGPRKR, encoded by the coding sequence GGGGGGTGCTGGCTCCTCGCTTCTTAATAAGCGACGCCCGATTGCCTCTTAATCTCTCTCACACCACGCTTACTTTGCGGGATGAAAAAGCTACTACTCGCGTTGTCGGCAAGGATCTTGTGGTGCAAGCTCCGGTAACACGTCAATTTCACATGGAGATATTGCCTCCGAGCGATAATGTGAACGCCACGGTTCGAATCGGTGTGACCGATATGCGGGAAAGTTTACAAAAAGATCTTGACCGTCTTATTAACGCCACCATATGGTCTTATTCAATTGATCGGCTCAGTGGCGCCGCAACATCTCAGGCCACAGTGGCGGACCAGCTAGCTAGCCCTACGCGCAGCGTAGACATTGACGGGCAGTGGCTAAAATTTCCCACCAACGCAGAAAAAACCACCTATGAGGTTTTTGATGTCACCCTGCGTAAGACCCTCCCCGCGGTTTTTGCAGAGGAAGCTACTAAAGAAGGGCGTACGCTATACCGTTACCGCCAGGAGATTCAGCCTACCAATGTTGCACAGCTCTATCAGTCGGTGTTTAACACTACAACCTTAGGCAATGGGGAAGATGCCGCTCCCGGTTATCTCTTTCACTCTGGCACTAGAGACTGGTGGGTGGATCAAAAAACCGGCCTGATAGTTGACGTGGAAGAAAAAATCGATGATTATTTCGGTGACGCAGAAGGCGCGAAGCACGAGGATGTTCTTACCTTTAATGGAAAAATAAGTGAAGAACAGGTGTCTGAACTTTTGCACCAGGCATCTAGCGTGTCGGACGGCAAGATTGTTCGAGTTATTAATTATGTTGTGCTTGCGGTCGGAGTGATTCTGACTATTGTTGGAGCCGTTGGCGCTTTTGGGCCTCGTAAGCGATGA
- the rpoB gene encoding DNA-directed RNA polymerase subunit beta, whose amino-acid sequence MLEGPILAVSRQTKSVADIPGAPERFSFAKITEPIEVPGLLDIQLDSFAWLIGTPEWRARQQEELGESVRITSGLEEILEELSPIQDYSGNMSLSLSEPRFEDMKNTIDECKDKDINYSAPLYVTAEFINNETQEIKSQTVFIGDFPMMTDKGTFIVNGTERVVVSQLVRSPGVYFDQTIDKSTERPLHSVKVIPSRGAWLEFDVDKRDTVGVRIDRKRRQPVTVLLKALGWTTEQITERFGFSEIMMSTLESDGVANTDEALLEIYRKQRPGEQPTRDLAQSLLDNAFFRAKRYDLAKVGRYKVNRKLGLGGDNEGLMTLTEQDIATTLEYLVRLHAGESTMVAPNGDVIPVDTDDIDHFGNRRLRTVGELIQNQVRVGLSRMERVVRERMTTQDAESITPTSLINVRPVSAAIREFFGTSQLSQFMDQNNSLSGLTHKRRLSALGPGGLSRERAGIEVRDVHASHYGRMCPIETPEGPNIGLIGSLASYARVNSFGFIETPYRKVENGVLTDQIDYLTADEEDRFVVGQAHVEVDAQGKITADSVTVRVKNGDIQVVAPESVDYLDVSPRQMVSVATAMIPFLEHDDANRALMGANMQRQAVPLVRSEAPFVGTGMERRAAYDAGDLIINKKAGAVENVSADFITVMADDGTRETYMLRKFERTNQGTCYNQIPLVNLGDRVEAGQVLADGPGTHNGEMSLGRNLLVAFMPWEGHNYEDAIILNQRVVEEDILTSIHIEEHEIDARDTKLGAEEITREIPNVSEDVLKDLDERGIVRIGADVRDGDILVGKVTPKGETELTPEERLLRAIFGEKAREVRDTSMKVPHGETGKVIGVRRFSREDDDDLAPGVNEMIRVYVAQKRKIQDGDKLAGRHGNKGVVGKILPQEDMPFMPDGTPVDIILNTHGVPRRMNIGQVLEVHLGWLAAAGWKIDPEDPANAELLKTLPEDLYDVPAGSLTATPVFDGATNEEVAGLLTNSRPNRDGDVMVDANGKAQLFDGRSGEPFPYPVSVGYMYMLKLHHLVDEKIHARSTGPYSMITQQPLGGKAQFGGQRFGEMEVWAMQAYGAAYTLQELLTIKSDDVVGRVKVYEAIVKGENIPDPGIPESFKVLLKELQSLCLNVEVLSADGTPMELSGSDDDEFDQAGASLGINLSRDERSDADIA is encoded by the coding sequence GTGCTGGAAGGACCCATCTTGGCAGTCTCCCGCCAGACCAAGTCAGTGGCCGACATCCCCGGGGCTCCCGAACGTTTTTCGTTCGCCAAAATTACGGAACCTATTGAGGTCCCGGGACTTCTTGATATTCAGCTAGATTCCTTCGCATGGCTCATTGGTACGCCCGAGTGGCGTGCTCGTCAGCAGGAGGAGCTAGGTGAAAGCGTCCGCATAACCAGCGGACTGGAAGAAATCTTGGAGGAGCTATCTCCGATTCAGGATTATTCCGGAAACATGTCATTGTCTCTCTCGGAGCCCCGCTTCGAGGACATGAAGAACACTATCGATGAGTGTAAAGACAAAGACATTAACTATTCTGCGCCGCTTTATGTGACTGCAGAATTTATCAATAATGAAACTCAGGAGATCAAGTCCCAGACTGTCTTCATCGGCGATTTCCCGATGATGACCGACAAGGGAACCTTCATCGTTAACGGCACTGAGCGTGTCGTGGTCTCCCAGCTTGTTCGTTCGCCTGGCGTTTACTTTGACCAGACGATTGATAAGTCCACCGAGCGTCCGCTGCACTCTGTGAAGGTGATCCCTTCTCGCGGTGCGTGGTTGGAATTTGACGTGGATAAGCGCGACACCGTTGGTGTCCGTATTGACCGCAAACGTCGCCAGCCGGTGACCGTTCTGCTCAAGGCTCTTGGTTGGACCACTGAGCAGATCACGGAGCGCTTTGGTTTCTCCGAAATTATGATGTCCACGCTTGAGTCGGACGGTGTAGCTAACACCGATGAGGCTCTGCTGGAGATCTACCGCAAACAGCGTCCGGGTGAGCAGCCGACTCGTGACCTCGCGCAGTCGCTGCTGGATAACGCCTTCTTCCGCGCGAAGCGTTACGACCTTGCCAAGGTTGGACGCTACAAAGTGAACCGCAAACTCGGTCTCGGTGGGGACAACGAGGGTCTGATGACTCTCACTGAGCAGGACATCGCAACCACTCTCGAGTACCTCGTGCGTCTCCACGCTGGTGAGAGCACTATGGTTGCACCCAATGGTGATGTTATCCCTGTGGATACGGATGACATTGACCACTTTGGTAACCGTCGTCTCCGTACAGTCGGAGAACTGATTCAGAACCAAGTCCGCGTGGGCCTGTCCCGCATGGAGCGCGTGGTTCGTGAGCGCATGACTACCCAGGACGCAGAGTCTATTACTCCTACCTCCTTGATCAACGTGCGCCCGGTTTCTGCTGCCATCCGCGAGTTCTTTGGTACCTCCCAGCTCTCGCAGTTCATGGATCAGAACAACTCCTTGTCTGGCCTCACACACAAGCGCCGTCTCTCTGCTCTGGGCCCAGGCGGCCTGTCGCGTGAGCGCGCTGGCATTGAGGTTCGAGACGTTCACGCTTCTCACTATGGTCGTATGTGCCCGATTGAGACTCCCGAAGGTCCGAACATTGGTTTGATCGGTTCCTTGGCTTCCTATGCTCGGGTAAACTCTTTCGGCTTCATCGAGACCCCCTACCGCAAGGTGGAAAACGGTGTTCTCACCGATCAGATCGATTACCTCACCGCAGATGAGGAAGATCGTTTTGTGGTTGGTCAGGCTCACGTCGAGGTAGACGCACAGGGCAAGATCACCGCAGATAGCGTTACTGTTCGTGTGAAAAATGGTGACATCCAGGTCGTGGCACCGGAAAGCGTTGATTACCTAGACGTTTCCCCACGCCAGATGGTCTCTGTGGCTACCGCCATGATTCCGTTCCTTGAGCACGACGACGCTAACCGTGCCCTCATGGGCGCGAACATGCAGCGTCAGGCTGTGCCGCTGGTTCGTTCAGAAGCCCCGTTTGTGGGAACCGGCATGGAGCGTCGTGCTGCTTATGACGCCGGCGACCTCATTATCAACAAAAAGGCTGGCGCTGTAGAGAACGTCTCCGCTGATTTCATCACCGTGATGGCTGATGACGGCACCCGTGAGACCTACATGCTGCGCAAGTTTGAGCGCACCAACCAGGGCACCTGCTACAACCAGATCCCATTGGTGAACTTGGGCGACCGCGTTGAGGCCGGACAGGTTCTCGCAGATGGCCCCGGTACTCACAACGGTGAGATGTCGCTCGGCCGCAACCTTCTTGTTGCGTTCATGCCATGGGAAGGCCACAACTACGAGGACGCTATCATCCTCAACCAGCGTGTTGTGGAAGAGGACATTCTTACTTCGATCCACATCGAGGAACACGAGATTGATGCCCGAGACACCAAACTTGGTGCGGAGGAGATCACTCGTGAGATTCCCAATGTGTCCGAGGATGTGCTCAAGGATCTCGATGAGCGCGGCATCGTTCGCATCGGTGCTGATGTCCGCGACGGCGATATCTTGGTGGGTAAGGTCACTCCTAAGGGTGAGACCGAGCTGACCCCTGAAGAGCGCCTGCTGCGTGCAATCTTTGGTGAGAAGGCACGTGAGGTTCGCGATACCTCTATGAAGGTGCCTCACGGTGAGACCGGTAAGGTCATCGGCGTTCGTCGTTTCTCCCGTGAAGACGATGATGATCTCGCGCCTGGTGTTAATGAGATGATTCGTGTCTATGTTGCCCAGAAGCGCAAGATCCAGGACGGCGATAAGCTTGCTGGTCGCCACGGTAACAAGGGTGTTGTTGGCAAGATCCTTCCGCAGGAAGACATGCCATTCATGCCCGACGGTACCCCGGTTGACATCATCCTGAACACGCACGGTGTGCCTCGTCGTATGAACATCGGCCAGGTGCTGGAAGTCCACCTTGGTTGGTTGGCTGCTGCCGGTTGGAAGATCGACCCCGAAGACCCCGCTAACGCCGAGCTGCTTAAGACGCTTCCTGAGGATCTGTACGACGTTCCTGCTGGTTCGCTTACCGCAACACCAGTGTTCGACGGTGCTACCAACGAGGAAGTTGCAGGCCTCCTAACCAATTCTCGTCCAAACCGCGACGGCGATGTCATGGTGGACGCAAACGGCAAGGCACAGCTTTTCGACGGTCGTTCCGGCGAGCCTTTCCCATACCCAGTGTCTGTCGGCTACATGTACATGCTGAAGCTGCACCACTTGGTTGATGAGAAGATCCACGCACGTTCTACCGGCCCTTACTCCATGATCACTCAGCAGCCGTTGGGTGGTAAGGCTCAGTTCGGTGGACAGCGCTTCGGCGAAATGGAGGTGTGGGCAATGCAGGCTTATGGCGCTGCCTACACGCTTCAGGAGCTTCTGACCATCAAGTCTGATGACGTAGTCGGACGTGTGAAGGTCTACGAGGCAATCGTTAAGGGCGAGAACATTCCAGATCCGGGTATCCCTGAGTCCTTCAAGGTACTCCTCAAGGAGCTTCAATCGCTGTGCTTGAACGTGGAAGTTCTTTCTGCAGACGGCACTCCGATGGAGCTGTCCGGTTCGGATGACGACGAGTTCGACCAGGCCGGTGCCTCACTGGGCATCAACCTGTCTCGCGACGAGCGTTCCGACGCCGACATCGCCTAA